A stretch of Chitinophaga caeni DNA encodes these proteins:
- a CDS encoding conjugal transfer protein TraO, with product MIRYIFAVVLAMLSMTAVQAQRMLPKQKGLEINIGMLSKEISDNYYLNLTLTVNGKNGNYWIWGAEYTHQFSGYRDVQIPLETYTGEVGYSLQLLGDARKTVTLNAGLTAVAGYETINRSEAMLSDGSTILDKDNFVYGTGGRLTLETYLSDRFVLLLQGRTKVLWGTDLKQFRPSAGIGLRFNF from the coding sequence ATGATAAGATACATTTTTGCCGTGGTGCTTGCCATGCTAAGCATGACGGCAGTACAGGCACAGCGTATGCTCCCCAAACAAAAGGGATTGGAAATAAACATCGGTATGTTGTCCAAAGAAATAAGCGACAATTACTATCTGAATTTGACACTGACCGTGAACGGAAAGAACGGCAATTACTGGATATGGGGTGCGGAGTACACCCATCAATTTTCCGGTTACAGGGATGTACAGATACCGCTCGAAACCTATACAGGCGAGGTGGGTTACAGTCTTCAGCTATTGGGGGATGCAAGAAAGACCGTTACGCTGAATGCAGGGCTAACAGCCGTGGCAGGTTACGAAACCATCAACCGGAGCGAAGCCATGCTATCGGATGGCTCGACCATCCTCGACAAGGACAATTTCGTCTATGGTACGGGCGGACGGCTCACGCTCGAAACGTACCTGTCCGACCGTTTTGTCCTGCTCCTGCAAGGGCGGACAAAAGTATTATGGGGTACGGATTTGAAACAGTTCCGTCCATCGGCAGGGATTGGACTAAGGTTTAACTTTTAA
- a CDS encoding molybdenum ABC transporter permease, translating to MGASLVLGIIALVSGFGLRYWINRRKFYRRSPTGAEGFSSYEKSVIIKTSERLGKWIAYALIIFGVLFLWSYSRQKKAKEKASQGMEMPKP from the coding sequence ATGGGTGCATCACTGGTTTTAGGCATAATAGCATTGGTTTCGGGATTCGGTCTCCGTTACTGGATTAACCGCAGGAAGTTTTACAGACGTAGCCCCACCGGAGCAGAGGGTTTTTCATCTTATGAGAAATCCGTTATTATCAAAACTTCTGAACGTTTGGGCAAATGGATAGCCTATGCTTTGATTATATTCGGTGTACTGTTCTTATGGAGTTATTCGAGACAGAAAAAGGCAAAAGAAAAAGCATCCCAAGGTATGGAAATGCCTAAACCGTGA
- a CDS encoding DUF3872 domain-containing protein, whose amino-acid sequence MKILIRKYGLHLQAMFMLLAMLVCAVVLTSCEKDDLDIRQNYPFEVQVMPVPKDVSNGQTVEIRVTIQRSGNFSDASYYIRYFQFDGQGALRYYSEPPYMPNDVYLLPQTQFRLYYTSQSTVSQAFDIWISDNFGNEKQISFQFNSRD is encoded by the coding sequence ATGAAAATATTAATCAGAAAGTACGGGCTACATTTGCAGGCAATGTTCATGCTCTTGGCGATGTTGGTCTGCGCCGTGGTGCTGACCTCGTGTGAAAAAGACGACCTCGACATCAGGCAGAATTACCCGTTTGAGGTACAGGTAATGCCTGTTCCAAAGGATGTGTCAAATGGTCAAACCGTAGAAATAAGGGTAACGATACAGCGAAGCGGAAATTTCAGTGATGCAAGTTACTACATCCGCTATTTCCAGTTTGACGGACAGGGAGCATTGCGCTATTATAGCGAACCGCCGTATATGCCCAATGACGTGTATCTCTTGCCACAGACACAATTTAGGCTGTATTACACCTCGCAATCCACCGTATCACAGGCGTTTGATATTTGGATTTCAGACAACTTCGGGAACGAAAAGCAAATAAGTTTCCAGTTTAACAGCCGTGATTAA
- a CDS encoding antirestriction protein ArdA, which produces MTHQINTSEARVYVGTYAKYNDGSIFGEWLTLSDYADKDEFYDACRELHDDEEEPEFMFQDYEYIPNGLIGECWISNSIFEVLEALEDMDETRKEAFLIWCDNGHRKLSEGDISDLISDFDNDYIGEYKDEEDFAYEQVEQMDLPEFAKTYFDYEAYARDLFSGDYWSNSGHVFYNS; this is translated from the coding sequence ATGACACATCAAATAAACACATCGGAAGCAAGGGTATATGTCGGCACATACGCAAAATATAATGACGGTTCAATCTTCGGGGAATGGCTAACGCTATCCGACTATGCGGACAAAGACGAATTTTACGATGCTTGCAGGGAGTTGCACGATGACGAGGAAGAACCCGAATTTATGTTTCAAGATTACGAGTACATTCCAAACGGCTTAATCGGCGAATGTTGGATAAGCAATAGCATATTTGAGGTTTTGGAGGCTTTGGAAGATATGGACGAAACCCGAAAAGAGGCATTCCTAATATGGTGCGACAACGGACACCGTAAGCTATCCGAGGGGGATATAAGCGACCTAATAAGCGACTTTGACAATGACTATATAGGTGAATACAAGGACGAGGAAGATTTTGCCTATGAACAGGTAGAGCAAATGGACTTGCCCGAATTTGCAAAAACGTACTTCGATTATGAGGCTTATGCCCGTGACCTGTTTAGCGGTGATTATTGGAGCAATAGCGGTCATGTATTTTATAATTCATAG
- a CDS encoding response regulator transcription factor: METKNINRITTGFINDKSPVMDLIHDDLITSGVDVVFRSDNVADGNNQLSSLTTLPNICIIDLDFSDKDIMKQFRELRSQYPTLKLIAHSDMDDEKIIRELAELGFSKYVLIGEDIKKAIDGVVNSGWMNA, translated from the coding sequence ATGGAGACTAAGAACATAAACCGAATTACCACTGGATTTATCAATGATAAAAGTCCAGTGATGGATTTAATACATGATGACCTCATTACTTCGGGGGTAGATGTTGTCTTTCGCTCTGATAACGTTGCGGACGGGAACAATCAGCTATCTTCGTTAACAACGCTACCCAATATTTGCATCATCGACCTCGATTTTTCGGATAAAGACATAATGAAGCAATTTCGGGAATTAAGAAGTCAATACCCTACATTGAAGCTAATTGCACATAGTGATATGGATGATGAAAAAATTATTAGAGAACTTGCGGAGCTTGGCTTCTCAAAATATGTGCTGATAGGCGAGGATATAAAAAAAGCCATTGACGGGGTGGTCAATAGTGGTTGGATGAATGCTTAA